CTGGCCGAACCACGTCATGAGACCGGTATCAATGGCCACCGGCACCGCCGTCGAGATCGGGAATGGGGGGAGTGGCGACGGGGCTGGGTAAGCCACCACCGCGACGTAGGCTCCGTCGGGGACCGGCGTTCCGGCAGGCGGGGGTAGGGGCGACGGTGGCGGGTTTTGGCTGGAAATGAGCCCGAAGCCGCAAGTCATTCCTCCGCTAATCGTGTACGAAAATCCGGGTAACGCCGTCGGGCAATTGATCGACATTCTGACTCCTCACTCGGTGGGCATAAACTTCGCATTCAAGACGGTGACGGACGTTCGCTCGAAATAGAGTCCGAATTCACCCTCGTAATCCGGGCGATTGAACTGCCTGTTGACCGTCAACAAAAGAGGACACTGGGACGCATTCCAGAACACCGACCTCAGCTCCAACGGGCTCACTTCGATCTCCAACCGCTGCTCGAACCTGGTCGGGGGATCGACCAGGGTGGCGACCAGATCCTGGGTAATGACCAGCGGCACGAACTCCGGGCGGCGCGTGACCTGTCCGCGGCCGCGCTGGAGGAGATACGTTTGGCGGGCGGAGACCTTCCCGCGCGCCGACAGGCGGAGGAACTGGTACTGGACGTCGTTTTCCTCAGGACCCCGCTTCCCACCTAAGAAGACGCCGAAGTCTCCGGACCAATCGGTTTGCTGGACGCCGACCTGGAGCTTGAACCCGCCCGCCCCCGCCCGCCCGAGGCTCAACAGTTGGGTGTTGAAACTCTGCATGCGGACGACCCGGCTGGCGGGGTCGTAGTTCCAGGCGGACATGCCGCCGTTGCTCCACCAGTGGAATTCCGTCGGCCGTACGTCGAGGACGTCAGTCCACTGACCCGGGACAAACGTCCGGGGCGCGGGGACCGGGGGGGCCGCGGCGAGTTGGACGGGCGGGTCGGGCGGGCCGGCCGGGACCGCGGGGGCCGGGTCGGCGTCCGCCCGCCGGGAAAACCAGAGCGTGCCCCCCACCGTGGCGGCCACGATTCCCGCCGCGACGACCGCGGTCAACCGGCCGCGGCGCCACCGCCGCGGGGCGGGCGGGCTCGCGGGCGGGGGGTCCGCCGTCGTGACGGTCGCGTGTTCCGCCGTCTCCCGCGCCGCGCCGCGCGCGAGGGCCGCCAGGATCAGCGCGGACAGGTCCGCGCCGCCGGCGAACGGCTCCAGGGCGGTCGCGACTTCGGCGGGGGTGGCCGGGCGGGCCGCCGGGTCTTTCGCGAGGAGGGCGTCGAGGACCGCGACCAGGCCGGGCGGCACGTCGGGCCGGACGGCCGCGACCCGCGGGACGGGCTTCGTCTTGTGGGCCGCCATCTTGTTGTAAATAGACAGGTGGTCCGCGCTGCCGAACGGGGGCTGGCCGGCGAGCAGGGCGTACAGCGTACACCCGAGGCTGTACAGGTCGGCCCGGATGTCGACCGCGTGGCACGCGTCGAACTGCTCGGGGGCCATGTAGCTCGCCGTCCCCATCATCTGCCCGGTGGCGGTCAGGTCGTCCTCGTCGCGCGCGCCCGCGCGGAGCAGGGCCAGCCCCAGGTCGAGAACCTTCACCTCTCCCTTCCGCGAGAGCATCAGGTTTTGGGGCTTGACGTCCCGGTGGACGAGCCCGTGTTCGTGGGCGTGCTGGAGCCCCAGGGCGGCCCGCCGGGCGACCTCGCAGGCGTCGGCCACGGCGAGCGGGCGGCACCGCCGGTTGACGGCCCCCAGGTTGAGGCCGTCGACCAGTTCCATCGCCAGGAAGTAAACGCCGTTCGCGTCCCCGGCGTCGGTCGCCCGCACGATGTTCGGGTGGTCGAGGCGGCCGACGACGGCCATCTCCCGCTCGAACCGGCCGACGGCCCCCGGGTCGATCAGCCGGTCGGCCGCCAGGATCTTGACCGCCACCATCTTCTTGAGCCGCAAGTGCTCGGCCCGGTAAACCATCCCCATGCCGCCCAGGCCGATCTGCTCCACGAGCCGGTACTGGCCGACGAGTCGGTTGAGCGGGACCCGGGGAGGGAGCGGGCGGGGGACGAGCGGCGGGTGCGGCTCCACCACCGTTACCAGGCTCTCGAAGTCCGACCGGCGGCCCGGGACTTCGGTCCCCCGGCCGTCGGCCCGCAATTCCTGAACGGCGGATTCACAGAAGGAGCAACTCGACAGGTGGGACTCGATGTCCCGGACGGCCTCGGGCGGCAGCCGGTCGCGGAGGAAGCCGGCCAATTCGTCCCGGCTGGGGCACTCCCACTGGTCCGCCGGTCTCTGGTCCGCCATGAACGTTTCCCCCCCCGCGCCGGGCCGCCCGATCCGGTCCGGACCCGGTCCGACTTCGGGCGACATCTCCCGTCCGGTTCGACCGCGGTTGCCGGCCGGAGACCGGGGGCGAAGCGGGCAGGACGCGAACACCACGGTGCGAAACCTTCAATCCGGACTCGGTATCGGGCACGAGCCGACCCCGCACTCGGGCCGTGGACCGGGCGGGGAGTCAGTTCGGTCTGGTACCGGGGTCGGGATTTTTGAAACTGCTACCGCACTGCGAGAGATTGCGACACACGAATTCTCGCGGTTTTGAAAGACACCGTCAAGGAGACCGCGTCGCCGGTACGCTCCGCCACCGAGAAAATCTCGGGAGGCTGCTCCGGTTCGCGACCCGGGCCCGTTAAACCCGGCGCGAGGACCCCCCGCAACTTCTTTGGCACGCCCGGCCGGCGGGCGGGAGGGTTATTTGGTCATGAGAAGTGCGGCCGCGAGCCCGGCGATCGCCAGCAGGGCGATCAAGAGGGCGACGATCAAGGCGTACGTGAGCCACGGGCGCTGGTCATGGATCGCGACGCGGGAAGTGCGGCCGTCCGCGTATTCGAGCGTGGCCCGGATGTCGACCTCGCTGTCGCGGACGCCCCCGCCACTGTAATAGGCCCCGCCCCCGGGCGCCGCGGGGGTGAGCGATACGTCGCTCCGCGGCGGGGACATGGGACTGGTCTCGGCCCCGGTCCGGGTCGGCACCTGGGCCTGGGTGCCGTCGGTCGAACTGCCGAGGACCGACCCGCTCCCCGGGCCGGTCTGGAGGACGTACGACGCCGAACTCCCGGACGAGCCGCCGTACCCCCCCCGGCTGCTGTTCACGGACAGGCGGGAGGCGCCCTTGGCCCGGTCGGCCGCGTGCCCGGTGAGGGCCAGCACGGCCGGGCAGAGGTCCGGCATTTCGTGGACCGGCGGCGGGATCGGCGCGTCGTCCACCCAGGGGGCCAGGGCGTCGAAAAGCTCGGACGGCGTCTGGAACCGCTCGTCCGGGTTCTTCCGCATCATCTTGTGCAGGACCGCGAGCAACTCGGGGGGACGTCCTTGCGGAACTCGGCGACCAGGCGGGGCTCCTGGCTCTGGTGCGCGAGTAGCTTGTGCGCGATCGTCCCGTCCGGGAACGGGGACTGCCCGGTGAGCAGGAAGTACATGCTGCCGCCGAGGGCGTAAATGTCCGCCCGGATGTCGACGACGTTGCTCATCGCCTGTTCGGGGGCGAGGTAGTCGGCCGTCCCGAGGACGCAGTTGTTGTCGAACTTCTCGGTGACGTTATCCTTGGTCGGGTTGGCCTGGTCGAAGATGCGGGCCAGGCCCATGTCCAGGATCTTGACGACCCCGGTCCGCTCCAGCAGCAGGTTCCCGGGCTTGATGTCCCGGTGGACCATGGCGAGTTCGTTCGCGTGGTGCAGCCCGTGGGCGGCCTGGGCCACGTAGTTGGCGGCCCGGATCGGGGAGAGCGGGCCGTGCCGGGCGACGATCTCCTGGAGACTCGTCCCGTCCACGTACTCCATGACCAGGAAGTGCATCGTCTCGAACTTGTCGATGTCGAACGCGCGGACGATGTTCGGGTGGTCGAGGGAGGCCACCATCCGGGCTTCCCGGTGGAACCGGAGGAGGGCGGACGGGTCCTGGAGCTTTTCGTTCGGGAGTACCTTGATCGCCATCAGGCGCTTCATGACGACATGTTCGCACAAATACACGGCGCCCATCCCGCCGACGCCGAGGAGTTCGAGCAGCCGGTATTTCCCGGCGATCTCGAACCGCTTGTACCGCCCGAGCTTGAGCTGTTTGGTCTGGAACCGGGTCAGGAGCCCGTTACGGACCATCGCCTGCGCAAATTGGTCGACGGTCGCCGACGGGGCGGGGCCGAACCGCGTCAGTTGGGCGTCGAATTGATCGTCCGGCACGAGGCCGCTTTTCCGGACGACGTCGATGAATTCCGCCACGGTCGCGGGCGCGGGCATATTCCCGAACTCCCCTAAAACTCAGGAGCTCCGACTGTCTACGGAATTGGCACGAGCGCAAAGTCCACGGGTCATCATGAAATTCTCGGCCCCCGACCGCAAGTGACCAGACTGATTTTTTTGCAGATTTCACCCGCGCGGATCTTTTTTCGCGCTGTAGTCCCATTTTTTTATGGTGTGCCGAGAGTCGACAAATGTGAAAGAGGGGCACGAAAAATCGATCTGATGATTGGCATAATTATGCTTGGACGAGCTTGGCCGGCGGTTTTGCCCGGTGCATATTGGGCACCCGTCTAAAACGGCGGGCGGCCGG
The Fimbriiglobus ruber genome window above contains:
- a CDS encoding serine/threonine-protein kinase codes for the protein MADQRPADQWECPSRDELAGFLRDRLPPEAVRDIESHLSSCSFCESAVQELRADGRGTEVPGRRSDFESLVTVVEPHPPLVPRPLPPRVPLNRLVGQYRLVEQIGLGGMGMVYRAEHLRLKKMVAVKILAADRLIDPGAVGRFEREMAVVGRLDHPNIVRATDAGDANGVYFLAMELVDGLNLGAVNRRCRPLAVADACEVARRAALGLQHAHEHGLVHRDVKPQNLMLSRKGEVKVLDLGLALLRAGARDEDDLTATGQMMGTASYMAPEQFDACHAVDIRADLYSLGCTLYALLAGQPPFGSADHLSIYNKMAAHKTKPVPRVAAVRPDVPPGLVAVLDALLAKDPAARPATPAEVATALEPFAGGADLSALILAALARGAARETAEHATVTTADPPPASPPAPRRWRRGRLTAVVAAGIVAATVGGTLWFSRRADADPAPAVPAGPPDPPVQLAAAPPVPAPRTFVPGQWTDVLDVRPTEFHWWSNGGMSAWNYDPASRVVRMQSFNTQLLSLGRAGAGGFKLQVGVQQTDWSGDFGVFLGGKRGPEENDVQYQFLRLSARGKVSARQTYLLQRGRGQVTRRPEFVPLVITQDLVATLVDPPTRFEQRLEIEVSPLELRSVFWNASQCPLLLTVNRQFNRPDYEGEFGLYFERTSVTVLNAKFMPTE
- a CDS encoding serine/threonine protein kinase translates to MPAPATVAEFIDVVRKSGLVPDDQFDAQLTRFGPAPSATVDQFAQAMVRNGLLTRFQTKQLKLGRYKRFEIAGKYRLLELLGVGGMGAVYLCEHVVMKRLMAIKVLPNEKLQDPSALLRFHREARMVASLDHPNIVRAFDIDKFETMHFLVMEYVDGTSLQEIVARHGPLSPIRAANYVAQAAHGLHHANELAMVHRDIKPGNLLLERTGVVKILDMGLARIFDQANPTKDNVTEKFDNNCVLGTADYLAPEQAMSNVVDIRADIYALGGSMYFLLTGQSPFPDGTIAHKLLAHQSQEPRLVAEFRKDVPPSCSRSCTR